In the Methanophagales archaeon genome, one interval contains:
- a CDS encoding MFS transporter, whose product MSRGISTDHHKEIKEITIIIYAVLTFVAMLSLTLMAPVIKEFIIDRFGASNTEASMFFTLEMLAYVIFAVVWGSLSDKCGRRKPFIVLGFGGSAVLYFLMAQANSLQLLLILRFMQGAITVMAWSLVMTSALDVVQRTSYGKTMGVIGMAMMLGMASGAPVGGLLAEKYGIFFPMYFASFLFLIGTLISATLIHDIRIENKPETMLESVKVLVEKRELGIPYVFSFVDRFTVAFFILVFPLYLFDAFGLSIAERGLYQALLLFPFILLQYPFGKLSDKIGRTMPLVIGSFFYGLEMCLVGFVGKTTLIALMLGCGVFAAMMFPASIALAGDLSPVNKRGTAIGGFNVFGSLGFVAGFSAAGILSDMYGYCTSFILGGFSEMLVALVATPFLVKLGVNRMNKRIEDGG is encoded by the coding sequence ATGTCGCGCGGAATAAGCACTGACCACCATAAGGAAATTAAGGAAATAACAATCATAATTTATGCGGTATTGACATTTGTAGCGATGCTGAGCCTGACGCTTATGGCGCCGGTGATTAAAGAGTTCATCATTGACCGTTTCGGTGCCAGCAATACCGAGGCGAGTATGTTCTTCACACTTGAGATGCTTGCGTACGTGATTTTTGCCGTTGTCTGGGGTTCGCTCTCGGATAAGTGTGGTAGAAGGAAGCCATTCATTGTTCTTGGATTCGGAGGCTCTGCGGTTCTCTATTTTCTGATGGCGCAAGCGAACTCGCTGCAGCTTCTTTTGATACTGAGGTTTATGCAGGGCGCTATCACAGTTATGGCATGGTCGCTCGTGATGACGAGTGCGCTGGACGTCGTGCAAAGGACGAGTTATGGTAAGACGATGGGTGTGATTGGTATGGCAATGATGTTGGGCATGGCATCAGGAGCACCGGTTGGGGGCTTGTTAGCAGAGAAGTATGGCATCTTCTTCCCCATGTATTTCGCCTCTTTCCTCTTTCTGATAGGTACCCTGATTTCGGCAACCCTGATACACGATATTCGCATCGAAAACAAGCCTGAGACAATGCTCGAATCCGTAAAGGTGTTGGTTGAAAAGAGAGAGCTCGGAATCCCCTACGTATTCAGTTTTGTTGACAGGTTCACAGTTGCATTTTTCATCCTCGTATTCCCTCTGTATCTGTTTGATGCTTTTGGGCTCAGCATTGCAGAACGAGGGCTGTATCAGGCATTACTGCTATTCCCTTTTATTCTGCTCCAGTATCCATTTGGGAAGCTGTCAGATAAGATCGGCAGGACTATGCCTCTTGTCATCGGTTCTTTCTTCTATGGACTGGAGATGTGTCTGGTAGGATTCGTGGGCAAAACAACGCTTATCGCGCTAATGCTCGGCTGTGGTGTATTCGCAGCGATGATGTTCCCCGCCAGTATTGCACTTGCGGGAGACTTATCACCGGTGAATAAGCGAGGCACGGCGATAGGCGGGTTCAATGTCTTCGGCTCGCTGGGTTTTGTAGCGGGATTTTCTGCAGCTGGGATTCTCTCTGATATGTATGGTTATTGCACGAGTTTCATTCTTGGTGGCTTTTCCGAGATGCTGGTGGCACTGGTTGCAACACCGTTTCTGGTGAAGCTGGGCGTTAACAGAATGAATAAAAGAATAGAGGATGGAGGATAG
- a CDS encoding flavodoxin — MGAKVILVYGSTTGNTEMLAEHVAAGLECGLASVTVKNVTEASVDELADYDAIVFGCSTWGEGDLQDDFVDFHKAMDGISLEGKKAAVFGPGDSEEYPNSFCKAVDILEETLKKCSAEIVTESFKVDGDVEPAFEDAEAWGLKVAKAL; from the coding sequence ATGGGTGCGAAAGTAATTTTGGTATATGGCTCGACAACCGGGAACACGGAAATGCTGGCTGAGCATGTAGCTGCGGGGCTTGAGTGCGGGCTGGCATCGGTAACGGTGAAGAACGTGACAGAAGCGAGCGTTGATGAACTCGCAGATTATGATGCCATTGTATTCGGGTGCTCTACGTGGGGTGAAGGCGATTTGCAGGATGATTTCGTGGACTTCCATAAAGCAATGGACGGCATATCTCTGGAAGGCAAAAAGGCAGCGGTTTTTGGTCCTGGTGATAGTGAGGAATACCCCAACTCGTTCTGCAAGGCGGTGGATATCCTTGAAGAAACACTCAAGAAATGCAGTGCCGAAATCGTCACCGAAAGTTTCAAAGTTGACGGCGATGTTGAACCCGCATTCGAAGACGCCGAAGCGTGGGGATTAAAAGTCGCAAAAGCGCTTTAG